One window of Sporocytophaga myxococcoides DSM 11118 genomic DNA carries:
- the lysS gene encoding lysine--tRNA ligase encodes MQLSEQELIRREERETLMKMGINPYPSETFHVNVSAKDIHQHYEQRKTDYKNVSIAGRIMSRRIMGNASFVELQDSSGRIQLYVRRDDLCPEEDKTYYNTFFRKLLGIGDFIGVTGYVFTTQTGEISIHVTSLTLLTKALKPLPIVKEAEDEEGNKKIFDAFSDPEQRYRQRYVDLIVNPDVKDTFIKRTALVNTMRDYLNNKGYLEVETPILQPLYGGAAARPFKTHHNTLDMTLYLRIANELYLKRLIVGGFDGVYEFSKDFRNEGMSRFHNPEFTQIELYVAYKDYNWMADLVEEMVEKIALKLHGTTEVKVGNNVISFQRPWKRYTMFEAIKHFTGITIDDMNETELRNVAKSLDINVDDTMGKGKLIDEIFGAKCEPNLIQPTFIMDYPVEMSPLAKRHRTKEGLVERFEAICNGKEICNSFSELNDPVDQRARFEEQLELGKRGDTEAMVLDEDFLRSLEYGMPPTAGLGIGIDRLAMIMTNSNSIQDVIFFPQMKPEKQIQQTPDAEYLARGIQKEWIPLMQKAGINNIEQLKSANANKLFNDLCGMRKKMKLEIKAPTIDEVKSWIEA; translated from the coding sequence ATGCAATTAAGTGAACAGGAACTAATTAGAAGAGAAGAAAGGGAAACTTTGATGAAAATGGGTATAAACCCTTATCCATCAGAAACTTTTCATGTAAACGTATCGGCAAAAGACATCCATCAGCATTACGAACAGCGAAAGACGGATTATAAGAATGTTTCCATTGCAGGAAGGATCATGAGCAGAAGGATCATGGGAAACGCGTCTTTTGTAGAGCTTCAGGATAGTTCCGGCAGAATTCAATTATACGTCAGAAGAGATGATCTTTGTCCAGAAGAGGATAAAACATATTATAACACTTTCTTCAGAAAGCTTCTTGGAATTGGAGACTTTATAGGAGTGACAGGATATGTATTCACCACTCAGACCGGCGAGATTTCTATTCACGTTACAAGCCTTACATTACTTACGAAAGCCTTGAAACCGTTGCCAATCGTTAAGGAAGCAGAAGATGAAGAAGGTAACAAGAAAATATTCGATGCATTCTCAGATCCTGAGCAGAGATACCGCCAAAGATATGTTGATCTTATCGTAAATCCGGATGTAAAAGATACTTTCATTAAGAGAACTGCTCTGGTGAACACTATGAGAGACTATCTTAACAACAAAGGTTATCTTGAAGTGGAAACTCCGATTCTGCAGCCTCTTTACGGAGGTGCTGCTGCAAGACCGTTTAAAACTCATCACAATACCTTAGACATGACGCTTTACCTCAGGATTGCAAATGAGCTATACCTGAAGAGGCTTATAGTTGGCGGTTTCGATGGCGTTTATGAGTTTTCAAAAGACTTCAGAAACGAAGGGATGTCTCGTTTCCACAATCCGGAGTTTACCCAGATAGAATTGTATGTCGCTTACAAAGACTACAACTGGATGGCAGACCTTGTAGAGGAGATGGTTGAGAAAATTGCTTTGAAGCTTCATGGAACTACAGAGGTAAAGGTTGGAAATAATGTGATCAGCTTCCAGAGACCATGGAAGAGATATACAATGTTCGAAGCAATCAAGCATTTCACTGGCATCACCATTGATGATATGAATGAGACAGAACTTAGAAATGTAGCTAAAAGTCTTGATATAAACGTGGATGATACAATGGGTAAAGGAAAGTTGATAGATGAGATATTCGGAGCTAAATGCGAACCGAATCTTATTCAACCGACATTTATCATGGATTATCCTGTTGAAATGTCGCCACTTGCAAAGAGGCACAGAACAAAAGAAGGCCTGGTAGAACGTTTTGAAGCGATTTGTAATGGAAAAGAAATATGCAACTCATTCTCTGAATTAAATGACCCTGTGGATCAAAGAGCAAGATTTGAAGAGCAATTGGAGTTAGGGAAAAGAGGAGACACGGAGGCAATGGTTCTTGATGAAGATTTCTTAAGATCTCTTGAATATGGTATGCCACCGACTGCTGGTCTTGGTATTGGTATAGATCGTCTTGCAATGATCATGACCAACTCAAATTCTATTCAGGATGTTATCTTCTTTCCTCAGATGAAGCCTGAGAAGCAGATACAACAGACACCAGATGCTGAGTATCTTGCAAGAGGAATTCAGAAAGAATGGATCCCTTTGATGCAGAAAGCCGGAATTAATAACATTGAACAATTGAAATCCGCAAATGCTAACAAGTTATTCAACGATCTTTGCGGGATGAGAAAAAAGATGAAGCTTGAAATTAAAGCTCCAACAATCGATGAGGTGAAATCCTGGATTGAAGCTTAA